The nucleotide window GCCGACCCAGCAGAACTGGAATTGCGCGGCGTGGACGGGGTACGTGGCAAGCAGAGCCGCAAGGGCGGCGGGGATCAGGCGTGTCATGGGCGCAAATTGGAGTCTGCGCCGCGTGGGGTCAACCGGCGGATATCATGCCGTCGCCTTCACCCGTTGGTCTTGAGGATTTCGCCCGCAAGATAGAGGGAACCGCAGATCAGGACGCGCGCATTCGGGTCTGTTTCCGTGATGCGGGCCAAAGCCGTTTCCACGTCCAGCGCCGTTGTCGCGGACATCCCGACGGCACGCGCCGCCCTTGCCGTAGCCTCCGCCGCCAGGGTCGCGGCCTGACCGGGGATGGAAACGGCGATCAATTGCGTGGCATGGGGCGCCAGCGGCGCCATGTAGCCCGCGACGTCCTTGGTGTTGAGCATCCCGCAGATCATGTGGGTGGGACGATCTGGCAAGATACCCAGCGTCGCAGAAATCGCGCGGGCGGCATGGGGGTTGTGGCCCCCGTCCAGCCAGATTTCCGCCCCGGGATTTGCTTGGGTCAGCGGACCGTGGCGCAGGCGCTGCATCCGCGCGGGCCAAGTGGCGTTCGTCATCGCGGCGTCAGGGTCGCCGCGTCCCAAGGCCCGCAGGGCGGCGATGGCGATGCCCGCATTCTGGATCTGGTGCGGCCCGGCAAGGGCAGGCAGGGGCAGGTCCAGAAGCCCAGTCTCGTCCTGAAAGATCAGCCGTTCGCGTTCCGTCGTGACGTGCCAGTGCTGTCCATAGGCGAGGATCGGCGCGGACAAGCCACTGGCGCGGCGCTCGATCACCTCCAGCGCGGCGTCCTTCTGCGGACCGATGACGACCGGCACGCGCGGCTTGATGATCCCCGCCTTTTCACCCGCTATCGCCTCAATCGTATCGCCAAGGAACTGTTGATGGTCCAGATCGACGGGTGTGATCACACACAGGGCGGGCGCATCTATGACATTCGTTGCATCCAACCGTCCGCCGAGGCCGACCTCCAATAGCGTGTAGTCCGCGGGCACCTCGGAAAACGCCTGGAACGCCGCGGCGGTCGTAATCTCGAAATAGGTGATCGGATCTGGGCCGTTGGCCCGCAGGCACGTGTCTAACGTGCGCGATAGAGCCTGTTCGTCAATCAACTGACCGGCCACACGGATGCGCTCGTGGAACCGCGCCAGATGGGGGGATGTATAGGCGTGAACCGACAGGCCCGCCCCCTCCAGCCCCGCCCGGATCATGGCAAGGGTCGACCCTTTGCCGTTCGTTCCGGCGATATGGATAACGGGTGGGATGCGCGTTTCGGGATGATCCAATGCCGCGAGGACGCGCCACATGCGGTCCAGCGTGAGGTCGATGACCTTTGGGTGCAGGGTCATCAACCGTTCCAGCAGCGCGTCGGACGTGGCTTGGGTCATCGGAGCGGTCCTTCGCGGGGACGGGCCTGCAAGGCCGCGGACTTCTGTGGATCAGACGATACAGCGGTCAGGCACGATCCGGCTTGGCATCTGACGTCCCGGCATCCGCCGTCGTCGGAGCACCCGGTGTCTCCACGCCCGCAGCAGCGTCCGCCTGGTTGTCTTCCACGGCATCGGGCGCGGGCAGATCGCCCTTCACCGGCGGCGGCATCCCCATGAGCATCCGCGTGATAGTGACAAGCTCATCCTTCATCTCCCCACGCGGGGTGACGCGATCCAGCATGCCGTGATCCAGAAGGTATTCGGCGCGCTGGAACCCATCGGGCAGCTTTTCGCGGATCGTCTGCTCGATCACGCGGGGACCGGCGAAGCAGATCAGGGCATTCGGCTCGGCGATATGGACATCGCCAAGCATCGCATAGGACGCAGTGACGCCGCCCGTCGTGGGATGCGTCAGCACGACGATGTAGGGCAGGTTGGCCTCTTTCAGCATCTGGACCGCAACCGTCGTGCGCGGCATCTGCATCAGGCTCAGGATGCCTTCCTGCATACGCGCGCCGCCTGCGGCAGAGAAGAGGATCAGGGGCCGCTTGAGCTGCACCGCGCGCTCGGCCGCCGCGATGATCGCGTTGCCCACGAACATGCCCATCGACCCGCCCATGAAGCTGAAATCCTGCGCCGCCGCCACGATCGGCGTGCGCCCGATCTCGCCCTCGGCGACCAGCATCGCCTCGGCTTCACCGGTTTGGGAGCGGGCGGCTTTCATACGGTCGGGATACCGTTTCTGGTCCCGGAATTTCAGCGGATCGGCAAGCGGCTCTGGCACCGTGATCTCGGTGAAGATGCCGTTATCGAACAACGCCGTGAACC belongs to Hasllibacter sp. MH4015 and includes:
- a CDS encoding folylpolyglutamate synthase/dihydrofolate synthase family protein yields the protein MTQATSDALLERLMTLHPKVIDLTLDRMWRVLAALDHPETRIPPVIHIAGTNGKGSTLAMIRAGLEGAGLSVHAYTSPHLARFHERIRVAGQLIDEQALSRTLDTCLRANGPDPITYFEITTAAAFQAFSEVPADYTLLEVGLGGRLDATNVIDAPALCVITPVDLDHQQFLGDTIEAIAGEKAGIIKPRVPVVIGPQKDAALEVIERRASGLSAPILAYGQHWHVTTERERLIFQDETGLLDLPLPALAGPHQIQNAGIAIAALRALGRGDPDAAMTNATWPARMQRLRHGPLTQANPGAEIWLDGGHNPHAARAISATLGILPDRPTHMICGMLNTKDVAGYMAPLAPHATQLIAVSIPGQAATLAAEATARAARAVGMSATTALDVETALARITETDPNARVLICGSLYLAGEILKTNG
- the accD gene encoding acetyl-CoA carboxylase, carboxyltransferase subunit beta gives rise to the protein MNWITNYVRPRINSIFSRRETPENLWSKCDECGTMLFHRELSENLNVCTNCGHHMAITPRDRFTALFDNGIFTEITVPEPLADPLKFRDQKRYPDRMKAARSQTGEAEAMLVAEGEIGRTPIVAAAQDFSFMGGSMGMFVGNAIIAAAERAVQLKRPLILFSAAGGARMQEGILSLMQMPRTTVAVQMLKEANLPYIVVLTHPTTGGVTASYAMLGDVHIAEPNALICFAGPRVIEQTIREKLPDGFQRAEYLLDHGMLDRVTPRGEMKDELVTITRMLMGMPPPVKGDLPAPDAVEDNQADAAAGVETPGAPTTADAGTSDAKPDRA